Below is a genomic region from Cloeon dipterum chromosome 2, ieCloDipt1.1, whole genome shotgun sequence.
GGAccgcaatttatttagtttggaACCCGTGAAGGCAAAGCCGCAAGACTCGGTTTTAACCTGCCCTTTTGACCTGCTCTTAATTAATTGGGTGGCTAATGGAAATATTAgatcacattttaatttaaaattattcttttgcatttggcggaaatctcattgtcagtaccGCAGGATCCCCATAATGTGCAGTCCTTATTGGCCGAAAGTGACGTCATGAGCGATCACGTGATATTTGTTGATATGTACATGGACATGTGACTCTGACTGCTTCGTTTGCCACAGGTCCTTTGTTACGTTGTTTTCAGTTTTCATTTCCATAAGAAGTAGAAGATtgaacagagagagagagagagggatcGCAGATTTCGTTTTTTGCTCCTGTGTGGGAGCTGGGAGATGCGATAGAAATACATACGCACTAAAATGGATATCACGGCAGTAAAATGCATCGTTCTAGttgcttgtttgtttgtcaCGATGATCTTCAGCTTGATGCCCTTAAAGTTGATGGCCGAATATAGGACAACTCGGGACCTGACAAAACGCGCTAAGTATGTGCACCACCTGTGGAAACCACATTAATTTGATTCTTGAATTGCATCTCTATAGGTTTTCTCAATTTATTGGCCTGATGAGCTGTTTTGCTGGAGGGGTGTTTATGGCCACAGGATTGCTGGACCTCTTTCCTGAAGTGCTAGAGAACGTCACAAAGGTTCGAATTTCTCAGAACCTAGGCTCAacgatttataaaaaaattaatggattttGTATTAATGATCAAAAGCTGAGAGGATCACAGGCAACGTGATTGTTAACTCATAATCGCTCATTAATGAGCGATTggacaaattttccaatttgttttaattttatttttgcattaatttaaaaacagatgctttcttgaagaaatattttgactgtTTTACTTGTTTTATTGACTCAATTAAGATAATGTTGCCTCTCCAATCAAAatgatttactttttttggtatttttacaGGGACTGTCCATGCTGCATATAAAAACTACGTTTCCTGTGTCTGAATTCATCGTGGTTTTCGGGTTCCTATTTGTTGTGGTTCTTGAACAGGTATATACTatactaaataaaatgaaaaaacttgGTTAAAATCGCGACTTGGCTCCCAGATTGTTTTGGACTGCAAGCAGAGTGATCAACCAATTTCCCACGAAGTCCCTCGAGGGGACCTGGAACAAAGCACTGAAGTCCTTGAGGATGGGGAACGATCCATAGGGTCAGATATCCAAGATCCGACTGAGCATGTACATCCCAGTTTGAGGTATAATTACAGAAATAATcgcgattaattaaatatttaactgtcAAAAAATGCTGGATTGTCAGGTCTGTTCTGCTGGTTGCTGCATTGTCTCTGCACTCTGTTCTGGAGGGAGTTGCGATTGGACTGCAGCCGAGTGTGGACAGTGTCGTGCAGATTTCGGCAGCTGTCATGCTCCACAAGGCAGTTATTGCGTTCAGTCTCGGCCTGAATTTGGTGCAGAGCGCGCTCGGCCTCACAGCAATCCTCCAATCGTGCCTGGTTTTCTGCTCGACCTCCCCAATTGGAATCGGATTGGGAATGTTGGCGGACGAAATGGGCCACACGCCTCAGTCAGTGTTGCTCAACGGCGTGTTGCAGGGACTTGCGTGCGGCACGTTCATTTACGTGACCTTTTTTGAAGTGTTGCCCAGGGAACTGAGCAATGGAATTCAGCGGCTTCCCAAAGTGCTGGCCGTCCTCATTGGCTTCTCTGTGGTTTGCGGAGTGCTATTTCTGGATCCAGGCTAATTAGAGCTAATAAGCAAGCTTCTCTCCAAACCaccaaataattatattgtattGATACTCCGTTGTAGGAGAGGTGTTAATCGTACTCATGATGCAGCTGTATGGACAGTTAAGTGACTTTTAACTAGAGAGGTgtctttcaatttaattttactatagAATTATTTTAGCCTCAATGAGCAGGTGCATTTTATAGTCTTGATTAGTAAAGAACCGGGGATCTGCCATATTGTATTTGCCACTAGCAGTGCtttctatgaaaaaaatggtatAATCATGTTCAGTACGGTAATTCCGCCAATTCATTCTAGGCAAGATTCCCTCAATtattaaaaccattaaaaGTCTGAGTATTGTATTTCCATGTAACTCtgtgatacaaaaaaattagggGCATAATGATATAATGATGGTAttaacaatatatatatttctaatAAATCCGTAAAAATACTGGAATCATTAGTTCACCTGTTAATTATTTGCCtagataatatattaaataaccTCTCAACTGGCAGTGATGAGCT
It encodes:
- the LOC135936121 gene encoding zinc transporter ZIP1-like — protein: MDITAVKCIVLVACLFVTMIFSLMPLKLMAEYRTTRDLTKRAKFSQFIGLMSCFAGGVFMATGLLDLFPEVLENVTKGLSMLHIKTTFPVSEFIVVFGFLFVVVLEQIVLDCKQSDQPISHEVPRGDLEQSTEVLEDGERSIGSDIQDPTEHVHPSLRSVLLVAALSLHSVLEGVAIGLQPSVDSVVQISAAVMLHKAVIAFSLGLNLVQSALGLTAILQSCLVFCSTSPIGIGLGMLADEMGHTPQSVLLNGVLQGLACGTFIYVTFFEVLPRELSNGIQRLPKVLAVLIGFSVVCGVLFLDPG